Proteins encoded together in one uncultured Desulfosarcina sp. window:
- a CDS encoding prepilin-type N-terminal cleavage/methylation domain-containing protein: MNRVVRRKNDQGFTLVELIISMVVVSIALGGVLMVMNYTIWHSADPMLQHQAVAIAESYLEEVLLHAYSDPDGSSGESLRSLFDDVDDYDGLADTGARDQNGSAISGLENYTVTVDVAGAVLSGVACKKVTVRVSHPADIDLTLSGYRTNY, encoded by the coding sequence ATGAACCGGGTCGTCCGCCGGAAAAACGATCAGGGCTTCACCCTGGTGGAGTTGATTATCTCCATGGTGGTGGTGTCCATCGCCCTGGGCGGCGTGCTGATGGTGATGAACTACACCATCTGGCACAGCGCCGATCCCATGCTTCAGCACCAGGCGGTGGCCATTGCCGAATCCTACCTGGAGGAGGTACTGCTGCATGCCTACAGCGATCCGGACGGCAGCAGCGGCGAGTCGCTGCGCAGCCTGTTCGATGACGTAGACGACTACGACGGTCTGGCCGATACGGGCGCCAGGGACCAGAACGGGAGCGCCATCTCCGGCCTGGAGAACTATACGGTCACCGTCGATGTCGCCGGCGCCGTGCTGAGCGGCGTCGCCTGCAAGAAAGTGACGGTACGGGTCAGCCACCCGGCCGACATCGACCTGACGTTGAGCGGTTACCGGACCAATTACTGA
- a CDS encoding DUF4136 domain-containing protein — MKYTWIITLAVVLIAGCSGIQVSQDYDPATGFGSLQSFRWEAKVQESTGDPRLDNPLRDSRIRSAVERVLKEKGFAASEGEESAFLVRYRDVLNKKLESAGGIGFGIGSYGRHGGVAIGTGNNLRETEDASLIIDFLDPESKALLWRGTGTQRFKEYDDPTKASRDINQLVEKILDQFPPKT; from the coding sequence ATGAAATACACGTGGATCATCACGCTGGCAGTGGTACTGATTGCAGGATGCTCGGGCATTCAAGTCAGCCAGGACTATGACCCGGCGACGGGTTTCGGCTCGCTGCAAAGCTTTCGATGGGAAGCCAAGGTTCAGGAAAGCACCGGCGATCCGCGCCTGGATAATCCGCTGCGGGACAGCCGCATCCGCAGCGCGGTGGAACGGGTGCTGAAGGAAAAGGGCTTTGCCGCATCGGAAGGCGAAGAATCGGCCTTTTTGGTTCGCTATCGGGATGTGCTAAACAAAAAGCTCGAATCCGCCGGCGGCATCGGATTCGGCATCGGCAGTTACGGCCGCCACGGCGGGGTCGCCATCGGCACCGGCAACAACCTGCGCGAAACCGAGGACGCTTCGCTGATCATCGATTTTCTGGACCCCGAATCGAAGGCCTTGCTCTGGCGGGGCACCGGGACCCAGCGATTCAAAGAATACGACGACCCGACCAAAGCCAGCCGGGACATCAACCAGTTGGTTGAAAAGATCCTTGACCAATTCCCCCCGAAAACCTGA
- a CDS encoding GspH/FimT family pseudopilin — MRGYTLIELVTVILLIGILAVVAIPRMFDAVAFRSRGFYNETAGAARYGQKLAVASGCSVQVIFSGNGFALYQRQSCGSGTFSRSVSRPEDSGSAFAATAPSGVTLSATSSAVVFDSLGRATPGGVTVSVNGRSFRINGESGYVEDL, encoded by the coding sequence ATGCGAGGATATACCCTGATTGAACTGGTAACGGTAATTCTTCTCATCGGCATCCTGGCCGTGGTGGCGATTCCGCGGATGTTCGACGCCGTGGCCTTCAGGAGCCGGGGGTTCTATAACGAGACGGCCGGTGCGGCGCGCTACGGGCAGAAGCTGGCCGTGGCCAGCGGATGTTCGGTGCAGGTAATCTTCTCCGGCAACGGATTCGCCCTGTACCAGCGGCAGAGTTGCGGCAGCGGGACCTTCAGCCGGTCGGTTTCCCGCCCCGAGGACAGCGGCAGCGCGTTTGCCGCCACCGCACCTTCCGGCGTCACCCTTTCCGCCACATCTTCGGCCGTCGTTTTCGACAGCCTGGGACGGGCGACGCCGGGCGGCGTCACGGTTTCCGTGAACGGCCGCAGCTTCCGCATCAATGGGGAAAGCGGCTACGTGGAGGACCTATGA
- a CDS encoding LamG domain-containing protein has protein sequence MRKKNRPESAKRIFRATPWSWILMLLLLSGTFISVPSEVNADTVRDEFNVRSYANNDGTQSWATNWLEINESDGPSSGGIRVQNDHGTQWVLQIQDSKGIQREVDLSGAISAVLSFDYRRSDLDNPNDYVTIEVSDDGGGSWSELDLFAGPQNDYGYQSAVYDISSFISANTRIRMLGSSNLGSNDEVYFDNIEIEYNLSTMPNPVAHYALEGDVTDSSGNGHNGSSQGTVTYQRAKICDGVQLDGSGYLTVPDNNDFDLPDALTMMAWIYPDTLSVADHNEGLYCFLSKDTNSEFHVRSNGAIYWWWQGGSLTTPSGLVSVGTWTHVAFVYSRSDGSARVFVNGAQVASQAYSAALPTNNNSLYIGTDINTTSGGELSARRFYGSIDEVRIYDGALTEAQVTELMNETDPCALPTPLAEWRFDECDYEGASPPADDTQGNYDLVAQGTVESEPAGVVGRAAMADRSNDSFLADTDVPMTGDWTVATWFRMPFTHTEGSRYHVLGAMAGGGNDLMWVDRNSSYRWGGWAQSSSATGSFRFSTLADGWHHLALIASSGQSDLYIDGAYTDSISLQPSGNLHYVGTSYEQDGGDQGFRADLDEFLVFSGALSADQIQSIYQLQSAGLNLDGTTRAEILCDAAIDHYEIVHDSTALTCVPETVTVRACVDADCTELYADDITIDLSPTGWVGGDSQTLSAGSGSFRLRHTTPETVTLSVSSQDPAADNAVQCIDGSGGSSCDLTFYEAGFIFDVPDMTSCSQEENISIAAVRADATAEHCIGDDSFADTTRSVYFWSSYQEPSTGTRTVSVNGSAVAGASPGTAVTLSFDSQAESLIAVSYDDAGRVGLSARFTGTGDEAGLTLVGSDSFVAVPDHLVVTATTDGTTALDNTTNEGDPHWPAGEDFFVAVSGVCADGSVTPNFAATTNFTVAGADPAPGVFSGGPLAQSDYSSGTATGTAAYSEVGTVTLQAEVTDYLGTGIDISGTAVVGRFTPYSFSAALNSPEFAPACTTGGFTYIGQSFTYTVYPTITVTALNKDGDVTENYTGDWWKIADATLTDKTYTAETGTLDLSSLPAGDPSISDLGGGTGLLTFSDGGGISFVRNDTPDAPFDAEISLSINVLDADGIAATANPVTFGDASAGNGIAFSGDGKQMFWGRLTLQNAYGSERVPLAMPFRAEYYDGTAFVTNTLDDCTSVALNLISLSNGSGTVTADNPITVGTGSSSASLSDPFAAGDGGLVFSAPGSEGYIQVQVDLSSFPWLQYDWDGDGTQEGPSARATFGIYKGSQHHIYLRETYR, from the coding sequence ATGAGAAAAAAGAATCGTCCGGAATCGGCAAAACGGATTTTCAGGGCGACGCCATGGTCGTGGATCTTGATGCTGTTGCTGCTGAGCGGCACATTTATTTCCGTCCCTTCCGAAGTAAATGCTGACACCGTTCGTGATGAATTCAATGTGCGAAGTTACGCCAACAACGATGGAACCCAGTCATGGGCAACGAACTGGCTTGAAATCAATGAGTCCGACGGTCCCAGTTCCGGGGGAATTCGGGTTCAAAACGATCACGGGACACAATGGGTATTACAAATTCAAGACAGCAAAGGCATTCAACGTGAAGTTGACCTGTCCGGCGCAATCTCGGCTGTATTGAGTTTCGACTATCGCCGCAGTGACCTCGACAATCCAAACGACTATGTAACTATCGAAGTCTCCGATGATGGTGGCGGGAGCTGGTCGGAATTAGATCTTTTCGCCGGTCCTCAGAATGATTACGGCTACCAGTCGGCTGTCTATGACATATCGTCATTCATCTCAGCAAATACTCGCATTCGCATGCTTGGATCTTCAAATTTGGGGTCTAATGACGAAGTCTATTTTGACAATATCGAAATTGAATACAACCTGTCCACAATGCCGAACCCCGTCGCCCACTACGCCCTCGAAGGCGACGTGACCGACAGCAGCGGCAACGGCCACAACGGCTCCAGCCAGGGAACGGTCACCTATCAGCGCGCCAAGATCTGCGATGGCGTCCAGCTCGACGGCAGCGGCTACCTGACGGTGCCCGACAACAACGACTTCGACCTGCCCGACGCCCTGACAATGATGGCCTGGATCTATCCCGACACGTTGAGCGTAGCCGACCACAACGAGGGGCTTTACTGCTTTCTTTCCAAGGACACCAATTCCGAATTTCACGTCCGGAGCAATGGCGCCATTTACTGGTGGTGGCAGGGCGGCAGCCTGACCACCCCGTCCGGCCTGGTTAGCGTCGGGACCTGGACCCATGTCGCGTTCGTCTATTCCCGTTCCGACGGCAGCGCCCGCGTTTTCGTAAACGGCGCCCAGGTCGCAAGCCAGGCCTACAGCGCTGCATTGCCGACCAACAATAATTCACTTTATATCGGCACCGACATCAACACCACCAGCGGCGGGGAGCTATCGGCACGCCGTTTTTACGGCAGCATCGACGAGGTGCGGATTTATGACGGCGCCCTGACCGAAGCGCAAGTCACCGAACTGATGAACGAAACCGACCCTTGCGCGCTGCCGACGCCTCTCGCCGAGTGGCGTTTCGACGAATGCGACTATGAGGGGGCGTCCCCGCCGGCCGATGACACCCAGGGAAACTACGATCTCGTGGCCCAGGGAACGGTCGAGAGCGAACCGGCGGGCGTGGTCGGCAGGGCCGCCATGGCGGATCGTTCCAACGATTCCTTTTTGGCCGACACGGACGTTCCCATGACCGGCGACTGGACGGTCGCCACCTGGTTCCGCATGCCCTTCACCCACACGGAGGGATCGCGGTATCATGTGCTGGGCGCCATGGCCGGAGGCGGCAACGATTTGATGTGGGTCGATCGAAACAGCAGTTACCGTTGGGGCGGATGGGCCCAGTCCAGTTCGGCAACGGGCAGCTTCCGATTTTCGACGCTGGCCGACGGCTGGCACCATCTTGCGTTGATCGCCAGCAGCGGCCAAAGCGATCTTTATATCGACGGGGCCTATACGGACAGCATCTCTCTGCAACCTTCAGGCAACTTGCATTATGTGGGCACCTCCTATGAACAGGACGGCGGAGACCAAGGCTTCCGCGCCGACCTGGACGAATTTCTGGTATTCAGCGGCGCGCTCAGCGCAGACCAGATCCAGAGCATCTACCAGTTACAGTCGGCGGGCCTCAACCTGGACGGAACGACACGCGCGGAGATTCTCTGCGACGCGGCCATCGATCACTACGAAATCGTTCATGACAGCACGGCCCTGACCTGCGTGCCCGAAACGGTCACCGTGCGTGCCTGCGTCGATGCCGATTGCACCGAACTGTATGCCGACGATATCACCATCGACCTGTCGCCGACAGGCTGGGTGGGCGGAGACAGCCAGACGTTGAGTGCAGGCAGCGGGTCCTTCCGGCTGCGCCATACCACCCCGGAAACGGTGACCCTGTCGGTGAGCAGCCAGGACCCGGCCGCGGACAACGCGGTTCAATGCATCGACGGCTCGGGCGGATCCTCCTGCGACCTGACGTTTTACGAGGCGGGTTTCATCTTCGACGTGCCGGATATGACATCGTGCAGCCAGGAGGAAAATATCAGCATTGCCGCGGTGCGGGCCGACGCGACGGCCGAGCACTGCATCGGCGACGACAGCTTTGCCGACACCACCCGCAGCGTCTATTTCTGGTCCAGCTACCAGGAGCCGTCAACGGGGACGCGCACCGTTTCCGTCAATGGCAGTGCGGTGGCCGGGGCAAGTCCGGGCACCGCCGTTACACTGTCCTTTGACTCCCAGGCCGAAAGCCTGATTGCCGTAAGCTATGACGATGCCGGGCGGGTGGGGCTGTCGGCGCGCTTTACCGGCACCGGGGATGAGGCCGGCCTGACCCTGGTCGGCAGCGACAGCTTCGTTGCGGTGCCCGATCATTTGGTGGTCACCGCCACCACGGACGGCACGACCGCATTGGACAATACCACGAATGAAGGCGATCCCCACTGGCCGGCGGGAGAGGATTTCTTCGTTGCCGTGAGCGGGGTGTGCGCCGATGGCAGCGTAACCCCCAATTTCGCGGCGACGACGAACTTCACCGTTGCCGGGGCCGACCCCGCCCCCGGCGTGTTCAGCGGCGGCCCGCTGGCGCAATCCGATTACAGCAGCGGCACGGCCACCGGCACCGCCGCCTACAGCGAGGTAGGCACCGTAACCCTTCAGGCCGAGGTCACCGACTACCTGGGCACCGGCATCGACATCTCCGGCACCGCCGTGGTCGGCCGCTTCACGCCGTACAGCTTTTCAGCGGCACTCAACAGCCCCGAATTCGCCCCGGCCTGCACCACGGGCGGTTTTACCTATATCGGTCAGTCTTTCACGTACACCGTCTATCCGACGATTACCGTCACCGCACTCAATAAAGACGGCGATGTTACGGAAAATTATACCGGAGACTGGTGGAAGATTGCCGATGCCACGCTGACCGATAAAACCTACACCGCCGAAACCGGCACGCTCGACCTGTCCAGCCTTCCCGCCGGCGACCCGAGCATCTCGGATCTGGGCGGCGGCACCGGACTGCTGACCTTCAGCGACGGCGGCGGGATTTCTTTCGTGCGCAACGATACGCCCGACGCGCCCTTCGATGCCGAGATCAGCCTGTCCATCAATGTACTGGACGCCGACGGCATCGCGGCAACGGCCAACCCCGTGACCTTCGGCGACGCCAGCGCCGGCAACGGCATCGCCTTTTCCGGGGACGGCAAACAGATGTTCTGGGGCCGGTTGACCCTTCAAAACGCTTACGGATCAGAGCGCGTACCCCTGGCCATGCCCTTCCGGGCCGAGTACTACGACGGTACGGCGTTCGTCACCAACACCCTGGACGACTGCACTTCCGTGGCGCTAAACCTGATCAGCCTGAGCAACGGCAGCGGTACGGTAACCGCCGACAATCCCATCACGGTGGGCACCGGGAGCAGCAGCGCCAGCCTGTCCGACCCGTTTGCCGCCGGGGATGGTGGCCTGGTGTTCAGCGCGCCCGGCTCGGAAGGCTATATCCAGGTACAGGTCGACCTCTCCTCTTTTCCCTGGCTGCAATACGACTGGGACGGGGACGGCACCCAGGAAGGGCCGTCGGCTCGGGCGACCTTCGGCATCTACAAAGGCAGCCAACACCACATCTACCTCCGCGAAACCTACCGCTGA
- a CDS encoding type II secretion system protein, with protein MKQRCPPTSSQRGFTLIEMIVVMVIIGILAAMGGLFISRPVEGYVDLARRTALVDAAENALRRMQRDIRQALPNSIRIASGGQWIEMLSTTDGGRYRARGPGNILDFTQSDTDGFDVLGTLSDTPDTGSMLVVYNLTATGSAGNAYSGDNRRTVSGGTLSSIQFSPGDPFPFSSPYQRFYLVDEPVSYVFDASAGTLERYAGYTISTSQSSLPGVSPSTMANHVSSCVFTYDPGTPQRSGMVTLRLTLTDDGETITLLHQVHVENEP; from the coding sequence ATGAAGCAACGGTGCCCACCAACATCTTCCCAACGCGGCTTCACCCTGATCGAAATGATCGTGGTGATGGTGATTATCGGCATTCTGGCCGCCATGGGGGGCCTGTTCATTTCCCGGCCCGTCGAAGGCTATGTCGATCTTGCGCGGCGAACGGCCCTGGTGGATGCCGCCGAAAACGCCCTGCGCCGCATGCAGCGCGATATCCGCCAAGCCCTGCCAAACAGCATCCGCATTGCCTCCGGCGGGCAGTGGATCGAAATGCTGTCCACCACGGACGGCGGCCGCTATCGGGCCCGGGGACCGGGCAATATCCTGGATTTTACCCAATCGGACACCGACGGATTCGATGTGCTCGGTACGCTGTCCGATACGCCCGACACCGGCAGCATGCTCGTCGTCTACAACCTGACCGCCACCGGCAGCGCCGGCAATGCCTACTCCGGCGATAACCGGCGGACGGTCTCGGGCGGCACCCTCTCCTCCATCCAGTTTTCCCCCGGCGATCCCTTCCCCTTTTCGTCCCCCTATCAGCGGTTTTATCTGGTGGACGAACCGGTCAGCTATGTTTTCGACGCTTCGGCCGGAACCCTGGAACGCTATGCGGGCTACACCATTTCAACCTCCCAGAGCAGCCTGCCAGGCGTATCGCCCAGCACGATGGCCAATCATGTCAGTTCCTGCGTTTTTACCTACGATCCCGGCACCCCCCAACGCTCGGGCATGGTGACCCTGCGGTTGACGCTGACCGATGACGGCGAGACCATCACCCTGCTGCATCAGGTCCATGTGGAGAACGAACCATGA
- a CDS encoding type II secretion system protein gives MNNQKGFTLIELIVVIVVLGILAAFALPRFIDVTSDARAATVNACAGSVRAAVALARAQYMADGNATATTVTMDGTAVTCNASTGIPVATAAGIGAALQSTDGYTITYGTGTATFEPESTASGTCQAVYDGTTGVVTVDTTGC, from the coding sequence ATGAACAATCAGAAAGGTTTTACGTTGATCGAGCTTATCGTGGTGATCGTGGTGCTGGGGATCCTGGCCGCCTTTGCCTTGCCCCGCTTTATCGACGTCACCTCCGATGCGCGGGCCGCTACGGTGAACGCCTGTGCCGGGTCCGTGCGGGCCGCCGTGGCCCTGGCTCGGGCGCAATACATGGCCGACGGCAATGCCACTGCAACAACGGTTACCATGGATGGGACTGCAGTAACGTGCAACGCCTCGACCGGAATTCCCGTGGCCACGGCAGCCGGTATCGGTGCCGCTTTGCAAAGCACCGACGGCTATACGATTACTTACGGTACGGGTACCGCGACCTTTGAGCCGGAAAGCACCGCCAGCGGAACATGTCAAGCCGTTTATGACGGAACTACAGGCGTGGTAACCGTGGACACGACCGGTTGCTAA